One stretch of Enoplosus armatus isolate fEnoArm2 chromosome 1, fEnoArm2.hap1, whole genome shotgun sequence DNA includes these proteins:
- the LOC139297895 gene encoding myoblast determination protein 1 homolog, producing the protein MDLSDLPFPLSSADDLYDDPCFSTGDMNFFDDLDARLTHAGLLKSEDHLHHHRHHHVPIAEEEDEHVRAPGGPHQAGHCLLWACKACKRKTTHEDRRKAATMRERRRLSKVNDAFETLKRCTASNPNQRLPKVEILRNAISYIESLQALLRAGRDDGFYPPLEHYSGDSDASSPRSNCSDGMMDFISPCSSRSENSDGSYCSQTADDSGSSKRCSLISSLDCLSSIVERISTDPAVAPPGDSVVPRGPGSPQSSPAGSSPSAEPNSIYEPL; encoded by the exons ATGGATCTGTCCGaccttcccttccctctctcctctgccgaCGACCTCTACGATGACCCCTGCTTCAGCACCGGCGACATGAACTTTTTTGATGACCTGGACGCCCGGCTGACGCACGCCGGCCTGCTGAAGTCAGAGGACCATCTTCATCACCATCGCCACCACCACGTCCCCAtcgcagaggaggaggacgagcaCGTGAGGGCTCCCGGGGGCCCCCACCAGGCGGGGCACTGCCTGCTTTGGGCCTGCAAGGCctgcaagagaaaaacaacacacgaAGACCGGAGGAAAGCGGCAACGATGCGGGAAAGGCGACGGCTCAGTAAGGTCAACGACGCCTTCGAGACCCTGAAGCGCTGCACGGCCTCCAATCCAAACCAGCGGCTGCCCAAAGTGGAGATCCTGCGCAACGCGATCAGCTACATCGAGTCCCTGCAGGCGCTGCTGAGGGCCGGCCGGGACGACGGCTTCTACCCGCCGCTGGAGCACTACAGCGGGGATTCGGACGCCTCCAGCCCCCGCTCCAACTGCTCCGATGGCATG ATGGATTTCATCTCTCCGTGTTCGTCCAGAAGTGAAAACAGTGACGGTTCTTACTGCAGCCAGACAGCAGACG ATTCCGGCAGCAGTAAACGCTGCTCGCTCATTTCCAGTTTGGACTGTTTGTCGAGCATCGTGGAGCGGATAAGCACAGATCCAGCTGTGGCCCCCCCGGGCGACAGCGTGGTCCCCCGGGGCCCCGGATCGCCTCAGAGCAGCCCTGCAGGCTCCAGTCCCTCTGCTGAACCCAACAGCATCTACGAGCCGCTCTGA